One segment of Alnus glutinosa chromosome 2, dhAlnGlut1.1, whole genome shotgun sequence DNA contains the following:
- the LOC133860444 gene encoding receptor-like protein EIX1, with product MATVMDRKTNFVVVLVHCYLSFATIICMFTYARGNTNVLCREREREALLTFKQGIIDRSNQLSSWIGHECCVWKGIGCDNITGHVIHLNLRNPYDSGTAPEAFSQSQLGGVISDSLLELKHLRYLDLSENHFADSHIPSFFGYLGNLRYLSLSCAGFVGTIPHQLANLSNLHYLGIQGSLLHVDNLEWLSHLSLLEFLDMSFVNLSKASNWLQVMNLLPSLSQLLLSSCELDKYDPIPYVNFSSLSVLDLSVNYNLSSTILNLLCNISTLERLEFAYNNIQGVLPSAIGSLSQLISLDLSNNGLEGKLPRSLGNLCNLQNLDLSHNKLGGGVYELLGNSSLSQLIYLDLSNNGLEGKLPRSLGNLCNLQHLDLSHNKLGGGVIPSWFWSLCSQFLVLDLSHNQIRGSIPSLSCRGSIFLGSQDPFRDALNDIMRDLYFLDLSKNLLSGEVPDCWMNYSLLMVLNLGSNNLTGNIPSSLGSLSMLEFLTLNKNNLFGHLPLSLQNCTLLKIVDLRENHLSGSLSIWSGNSSANLRVLVLRSNKFYGSIPHEFCHLKSLQIMDLAQNKFTGPIPRCFGNLSAMVGQNPDIIDKGNFSLKEALYGEPVLLVTKGIEYEYRETLALVTSMDLSRNNLIGEIPDELTSLSGLRFLNLSNNQLHGKIPEKINAMISLESLDVSMNQLTGAIPQSMASLTCLNHLNLSYNNFSGRIPSSTQLQSFSALCFIGNDHDLCGPPLTSSCVGDGPSLETTPNVDDEGREDSGWIDLKWFYMSMPFGFVVGFWGVFGPLAFNKAWRWAFFKFLDDMKNKFFNGVRKSEKTQDHALECFIVMLIES from the exons ATGGCAACAGTTATGGACAGGAAGACCAATTTTGTGGTGGTCCTTGTGCATTGCTATCTTTCCTTCGCTACTATCATATGCATGTTTACATATGCTCGTGGAAATACAAATGTGCTttgcagagaaagagaaagagaagcccTCCTCACCTTCAAACAAGGTATCATAGACCGTTCGAACCAGCTCTCATCTTGGATTGGCCACGAGTGTTGTGTGTGGAAAGGAATTGGTTGTGACAACATAACTGGGCATGTCATCCATCTAAATCTTAGAAATCCATATGATAGTGGTACTGCACCTGAAGCTTTTAGCCAGTCACAGTTGGGTGGGGTGATAAGTGATTCTCTCTTGGAATTAAAGCATCTTCGCTATCTGGACCTAAGTGAGAATCATTTTGCAGATTCCCATATTCCAAGCTTCTTTGGTTACCTTGGGAATTTAAGATATCTAAGTTTATCTTGTGCGGGTTTCGTGGGTACAATTCCTCATCAGCTGGCAAATCTCTCCAACTTGCATTATCTTGGCATTCAAGGTTCCCTCCTGCACGTTGATAACCTTGAATGGTTATCTCATCTTTCTTTGTTGGAATTCCTCGACATGAGTTTCGTCAATCTTAGTAAAGCATCTAACTGGTTACAGGTGATGAACTTGCTCCCTTCTCTATCACAATTACTCTTGTCTAGTTGTGAACTTGATAAGTATGATCCTATTCCTTATGTTAATTTTTCATCTCTCTCTGTGCTTGATCTTTCAGTCAATTACAACCTCTCTTCCACAATACTTAACTTGTTATGCAATATAAGTACTCTTGAAAGActtgagtttgcatataataacATTCAAGGTGTACTTCCTAGTGCCATTGGATCCCTTTCCCAACTGATATCTCTTGACCTGTCAAACAATGGCCTTGAAGGAAAATTACCAAGATCCTTGGGAAATTTGTGTAATCTGCAAAATTTGGATTTATCTCACAACAAACTTGGGGGAGGCGTGTATGAACTCTTGGGAAATTCTTCCCTTTCCCAACTGATATATCTTGACCTGTCAAACAATGGCCTTGAAGGAAAATTGCCAAGATCCTTGGGAAATTTGTGTAATCTGCAACATTTGGATTTATCTCACAACAAACTTGGGGGAG GTGTTATCCCTTCTTGGTTTTGGAGCCTCTGTTCCCAATTTCTTGTTCTGGATCTTTCTCATAACCAAATTCGTGGCAGTATTCCAAGTTTATCTTGTAGAGGATCAATCTTTCTTGGTTCACAGGACCCATTCCGCGATGCTTTG AATGATATAATGAGAGATCTGtattttcttgatctttcaAAAAATCTTTTGTCTGGAGAAGTTCCTGACTGTTGGATGAACTATTCTCTATTAATGGTGTTAAACTTGGGGAGCAATAATCTAACAGGAAATATACCGAGTTCCTTGGGTTCTCTCTCTATGCTTGAGTTTCTAACCTTGAACAAAAACAATCTGTTTGGACATTTGCCATTGTCCCTACAAAATTGCACACTCCTAAAGATTGTAGATCTAAGAGAGAATCATTTGTCTGGTAGCTTGTCCATTTGGTCGGGAAATAGTTCAGCCAATCTGAGGGTTCTCGTGCTTCGCTCAAACAAGTTTTATGGCAGTATCCCTCATGAGTTCTGTCACCTTAAATCGCTTCAAATCATGGATCTGGCACAAAACAAATTCACAGGACCCATTCCGCGATGCTTTGGTAATTTGAGCGCCATGGTGGGACAAAACCCTGATATTATCGATAAGGgcaatttttccttaaaagagGCACTATATGGAGAACCAGTATTGTTGGTAACAAAGGGAATAGAGTATGAGTATAGAGAGACACTTGCTCTCGTCACAAGCATGGACCTCTCGAGAAACAATTTGATTGGAGAAATCCCCGATGAACTCACAAGTCTTTCCGGCCTACGATTTTTGAACTTGTCCAATAATCAACTTCATGGAAAGATTCCTGAGAAGATCAATGCCATGATATCATTGGAGTCTCTCGATGTCTCGATGAATCAACTCACAGGTGCAATACCTCAAAGTATGGCAAGTTTAACATGCTTGAATCATCTAAACTTATCATACAACAACTTCTCTGGTAGAATTCCCTCCAGCACACAGCTTCAGAGCTTTAGTGCACTCTGTTTCATTGGGAACGACCATGATCTTTGTGGACCTCCACTTACTTCTAGCTGCGTTGGAGATGGCCCATCCCTTGAGACAACACCAAATGTTGACGATGAAGGCAGAGAGGACAGTGGCTGGATCGACTTGAAGTGGTTTTATATGAGCATGCCATTTGGATTTGTAGTGGGGTTTTGGGGTGTATTTGGTCCATTAGCATTCAACAAGGCTTGGAGATGGGCtttctttaagtttttggaTGACATGAAGAATAAATTCTTCAACGGTGTTCGAAAGAGTGAAAAAACGCAAGACCATGCGCTCGAAT GCTTTATTGTTATGCTTATTGAATCATGA
- the LOC133860441 gene encoding uncharacterized protein LOC133860441, with protein sequence MSVEKYSTEFLKLSRYAPRLIPDEETKIERFRDGLSPRILEKIIFLKVTDYVDMVHTATMAEEGIREATAYYNNRKRSLSLGAPSSPSPPPPKKQSFGSSSGSIGGQSAPASQGSVDVTSCGRCGKTHPGVCRWGTSRTCFKCGRVGHCAKDCQQVTARIQASEESNNRPMPTAPARVYNMLTQENAKANGNAANVANVTTGSADLEDDPVARYLGYYD encoded by the exons ATGTCAGTTGAAAAATATTCGACTGAGTTCCTTAAACTTTCGAGGTATGCTCCACGTCTCATCCCCGATGAAGAGACCAAGATTGAGAGGTTCCGTGATGGATTGTCACCACGAATCCTTGAGAAGATTATTTTCCTCAAAGTCACCGACTATGTCGATATGGTGCACACTGCCACCATGGCTGAGGAGGGAATTCGTGAAGCAACTGCTTACTATAACAATAGGAAGCGGTCACTTTCGTTGGGAGCCCCTTCATCTCCTTCGCCCCCTCCACCAAAGAAGCAGTCTTTTGGTAGCAGTTCGGGATCTATTGGGGGACAAAGTGCTCCTGCAAGTCAGGGCAGCGTCGATGTCACATCATGTGGTAGATGTGGGAAGACGCACCCAGGTGTGTGTCGATGGGGAACTTCTAGAACATGCTTCAAGTGTGGCCGAGTGGGCCATTGTGCCAAGGATTGTCAGCAAGTCACTGCTAGGATCCAAGCGTCTGAGGAGAGCAATAATCGGCCTATGCCAACGGCGCCAGCAAGGGTGTACAACATGCTTACACAGGAAAATGCCAAAGCCAATGGGAACGCAGCCAATGTCGCCAATGTTACTACAG GATCAGCGGATCTAGAGGATGATCCCGTAGCACGGTACTTGGGGTACTACGACTGA